A genomic stretch from Bradyrhizobium sp. 195 includes:
- a CDS encoding LysR family transcriptional regulator, producing MDRFTSLTAFVHVVENGGFSAAARRLNMSTTMVSNHVQALEDRLGVRLLNRTTRKVSLTEIGKAYYDRSTQILADLEQADDIASELQSMPRGTLRIHVATHMVPFVAPVAAKLLSAYPELKIDLRMGEAEVDLIEEGYDVALRMTSPPDSSLIVRSLATWRHVLCCSHDYLERHGRVQKLDELATHNCARHLNYPFGDDWSFFDRKGSPASVRVSGSFITNSGEALRKVALEGAAVCLMAGFLVQGDLDAGHLVRLLPEYRPVEMSMNAVYPHRHHLSAKVRTFIDMLVHHSAEQQKLINPYS from the coding sequence ATGGATCGCTTCACCAGCCTCACCGCCTTCGTTCACGTGGTCGAAAACGGCGGCTTTTCCGCCGCCGCCCGCCGGCTCAACATGTCGACGACCATGGTGAGCAATCACGTCCAGGCGCTGGAGGACCGGCTCGGCGTGCGCCTGCTCAACCGCACCACGCGGAAGGTGAGCCTCACCGAAATCGGCAAGGCCTATTACGACCGCTCGACTCAGATCCTCGCCGATCTCGAACAGGCCGACGACATCGCGAGCGAATTGCAATCGATGCCGCGCGGCACTTTGCGCATCCACGTCGCCACGCACATGGTACCCTTCGTCGCGCCCGTTGCGGCAAAACTCCTGTCGGCCTATCCGGAGCTCAAGATCGATCTGCGCATGGGCGAAGCTGAGGTCGACCTCATCGAGGAGGGCTATGACGTCGCTCTGCGTATGACCTCGCCGCCGGACTCGAGTCTGATCGTTCGTAGCCTCGCCACCTGGCGCCACGTGCTGTGCTGCTCGCACGACTATCTCGAACGGCATGGTCGTGTGCAGAAGCTCGACGAGCTCGCAACACACAATTGCGCTCGGCATCTGAACTATCCCTTCGGCGACGATTGGAGCTTCTTCGATCGCAAGGGCTCGCCGGCATCGGTGCGCGTTTCCGGCAGCTTCATCACCAACAGCGGCGAAGCGTTGCGGAAGGTGGCGCTGGAGGGCGCGGCCGTCTGCCTGATGGCCGGCTTTCTTGTACAGGGCGATCTCGACGCTGGGCACCTCGTTCGGCTGCTGCCCGAATATCGCCCGGTCGAGATGTCGATGAACGCGGTCTATCCGCACCGGCATCATCTGTCGGCGAAGGTCCGGACCTTCATCGACATGCTCGTGCACCACAGCGCCGAGCAGCAGAAGCTGATCAACCCGTATTCATGA
- a CDS encoding indolepyruvate ferredoxin oxidoreductase family protein — MDAIPSLDPYELSDRYDREHGRVFLTGTQAIVRIALDQARRDRARGLNTAGFISGYRGSPLGGIDLELWRIQERLKRDRIEFLPAVNEDLAATAVLGSQQVETQGDREVDGVFGLWYGKGPGVDRSGDALKHGNAYGSSPHGGVLVVAGDDHGCVSSSMPHQSDVAFMSWFMPTLHPASVGEYLEFGEYGYALSRFSGMWVGFKAISEIVESGASVELGSPRSFRMPDFTPPPGGLHYRWPDLPGPQIEERLEAKKHAVYAFAKANPIDRHIYDIPDATYGIVTTGKAHLDLMEALRLMGLDEAACRSIGIDVYKVGMVWPLALHDAMDFVKGKREILVVEEKRGIIESQFKEYFYDYPGSKPERMVGKHDETGARLISWIGELSPRALAGVLARRLDPMFPGLNLAARAAALLPEAARTINVSGATRTPYFCSGCPHNTSTKVPEGSKALAGIGCHFMASWMDRETSSLIQMGGEGVNWAASSRFTGHKHIFQNLGEGTYYHSGSMAIRQAIAAKANITYKILFNDAVAMTGGQPVDGPVSVQAIAHSVRAEGVTRIALVSDDPAQFSPADLPAGVTIHPREEMDAVQRELREVSGVSVLIYQQTCATEKRRRRKRGQMADPKRFAYINDLVCEGCGDCSVESNCLSVEPKETAFGRKRQINLSSCNKDFSCLNGFCPSFVTVEGATRRKKTASQIDAVGHAATLPLPATATLERPHDLLVTGVGGTGVITVGALIGMAAHLEGRGVSVLDFTGFAQKFGPVLSYIRIAPSPEALHQVRIDQGAADALIGCDLVVSSSPKASGTFRKGTRAAVNTAEMPTGDVVRFRDADLASPARLRAIGWVVGEDNLGTINANALAERLLGDAVYANIIMLGFAWQRGLVPISLEALLRAIELNGVAVEHNKQAFAWGRIAASDPAFLPKVNEALAAETLDQIIDRRADFLTAYQDSIYAARYRTTLARVRGAEAVLNSEALTEAVARALFKLMAYKDEYEVARLHMQAGFLDELKREFEDGFKIQYHLAPPFLPSRRDARGRPRKRAFSQWIQTPLTMLARLKVLRGTPFDPFGYTAERRTERELIAWYEGLIERMLGALDTAPLPDLIAIAKAPMEIRGYGPVKDTAIGKVKTEVERLFNELHTPSPAKMRATG, encoded by the coding sequence ATGGACGCCATTCCGTCACTCGACCCCTATGAACTGTCCGATCGCTACGATCGCGAGCACGGCCGTGTCTTTCTCACGGGGACGCAGGCCATCGTTCGCATCGCGCTCGATCAGGCGAGGCGCGACCGCGCGCGTGGGCTGAACACCGCCGGTTTCATCTCCGGCTATCGCGGCTCGCCGCTCGGCGGCATCGATCTCGAACTCTGGCGCATCCAGGAACGTTTGAAGCGGGACCGCATCGAATTCCTCCCCGCCGTGAACGAGGACCTCGCCGCGACCGCGGTGCTCGGCTCGCAGCAGGTCGAAACGCAAGGCGACCGCGAGGTCGATGGCGTGTTCGGCCTCTGGTACGGCAAGGGCCCGGGCGTCGATCGCTCCGGCGACGCGCTCAAGCACGGCAATGCCTATGGTTCGTCGCCGCATGGCGGCGTGCTGGTGGTCGCCGGCGACGACCATGGCTGCGTCTCCTCCTCGATGCCGCACCAGTCCGACGTCGCCTTCATGAGCTGGTTCATGCCGACGCTGCATCCTGCAAGCGTCGGCGAATATCTCGAATTCGGCGAATACGGCTACGCGCTCAGCCGCTTCTCCGGCATGTGGGTCGGCTTCAAGGCGATCTCGGAGATCGTCGAATCGGGCGCCTCCGTCGAGTTGGGCTCGCCCCGAAGCTTCCGCATGCCCGACTTCACGCCGCCGCCAGGCGGCCTGCACTATCGCTGGCCCGACCTGCCGGGCCCGCAGATCGAGGAGCGGCTGGAGGCGAAGAAGCACGCCGTCTATGCCTTCGCCAAGGCCAACCCGATCGATCGCCACATCTACGACATCCCGGACGCAACCTACGGCATCGTCACGACAGGCAAGGCGCATCTCGATTTGATGGAAGCGCTGCGGCTGATGGGCCTCGATGAAGCCGCCTGCCGCAGCATCGGCATCGACGTCTACAAGGTCGGCATGGTCTGGCCGCTGGCGTTGCATGACGCCATGGATTTCGTGAAGGGCAAGCGCGAGATCCTCGTGGTCGAGGAGAAACGCGGCATCATCGAGAGCCAGTTCAAGGAATATTTCTATGATTATCCCGGCAGCAAACCCGAACGCATGGTGGGCAAGCACGACGAGACCGGCGCGCGGCTGATTTCCTGGATCGGCGAATTGTCGCCGCGCGCGCTGGCGGGCGTGCTGGCGCGCCGGCTCGATCCGATGTTCCCGGGACTCAATCTCGCCGCGCGCGCAGCCGCGCTCCTGCCGGAGGCCGCACGCACCATCAATGTCTCAGGCGCAACGCGCACGCCCTATTTCTGCTCGGGTTGCCCGCACAACACCTCGACGAAAGTGCCAGAGGGATCGAAGGCACTGGCCGGCATCGGCTGCCATTTCATGGCAAGCTGGATGGACCGCGAGACCTCGTCTCTGATCCAGATGGGCGGTGAAGGCGTGAATTGGGCGGCTTCGTCGAGATTCACCGGCCACAAGCACATTTTCCAGAACCTCGGCGAAGGCACCTACTACCACTCCGGCTCGATGGCGATCCGGCAGGCGATCGCGGCCAAGGCCAATATCACCTACAAAATCCTGTTCAACGATGCCGTCGCCATGACCGGCGGCCAGCCGGTCGACGGTCCCGTCAGTGTCCAGGCGATCGCGCACAGCGTCCGCGCCGAAGGCGTGACGCGCATCGCGCTGGTCTCGGATGATCCCGCGCAGTTCTCGCCTGCCGACCTGCCAGCCGGCGTCACCATCCATCCGCGCGAGGAGATGGATGCCGTGCAGCGTGAGTTGCGCGAGGTCTCCGGCGTCTCGGTCCTGATCTATCAGCAGACCTGCGCCACGGAGAAGCGACGCCGGCGCAAGCGCGGGCAGATGGCCGACCCCAAGCGTTTCGCCTATATCAACGATCTCGTCTGCGAAGGCTGCGGCGACTGCTCGGTGGAATCCAACTGCCTCAGCGTCGAGCCGAAGGAGACAGCGTTCGGCCGCAAGCGCCAGATCAACCTCTCATCCTGCAACAAGGATTTTTCCTGCCTCAACGGCTTCTGCCCAAGCTTCGTCACCGTCGAAGGCGCGACGCGTCGGAAAAAGACTGCGAGCCAGATCGACGCGGTCGGCCACGCCGCAACGCTTCCTCTGCCCGCGACCGCAACGCTCGAGCGTCCCCACGATCTGCTGGTGACCGGCGTCGGCGGCACCGGCGTGATCACCGTCGGCGCGCTGATCGGCATGGCCGCCCACCTCGAAGGTCGCGGCGTCTCGGTGCTGGACTTCACCGGCTTTGCGCAGAAGTTCGGGCCTGTGCTGAGCTATATCCGGATTGCACCAAGTCCCGAGGCCCTGCACCAGGTGCGCATCGACCAGGGCGCGGCCGACGCGCTGATCGGCTGCGATCTCGTCGTCAGCTCTTCGCCAAAGGCGTCCGGCACCTTCCGGAAGGGCACGCGGGCCGCGGTCAATACTGCGGAAATGCCGACCGGCGACGTCGTCCGGTTTCGCGACGCCGACCTCGCCTCGCCCGCCCGCCTGCGCGCGATCGGCTGGGTCGTCGGTGAAGACAATCTCGGCACGATCAATGCCAACGCGCTGGCCGAGCGGCTGCTCGGCGATGCCGTCTATGCCAATATCATCATGCTCGGTTTTGCCTGGCAGCGTGGGCTGGTCCCGATTTCGCTAGAGGCGCTGCTGCGCGCGATCGAGCTCAACGGCGTCGCTGTCGAGCACAACAAGCAGGCCTTTGCCTGGGGCCGGATCGCGGCTTCCGATCCGGCCTTCCTGCCGAAGGTGAACGAAGCGCTCGCAGCCGAGACGCTCGACCAGATCATCGACCGTCGCGCCGACTTTCTCACCGCCTATCAGGACAGCATCTATGCGGCACGCTACCGGACGACCCTCGCAAGGGTCCGCGGTGCCGAAGCTGTTCTGAACAGCGAGGCTCTGACCGAGGCAGTCGCACGCGCCCTGTTCAAGCTGATGGCCTATAAGGACGAATACGAGGTGGCGCGGCTGCACATGCAAGCCGGATTCCTTGATGAACTGAAACGCGAATTCGAGGATGGCTTCAAAATCCAATATCACCTCGCCCCGCCGTTCCTGCCATCGCGGCGCGACGCCCGTGGACGCCCGCGCAAACGCGCCTTCAGTCAGTGGATCCAGACCCCTCTGACCATGCTCGCGCGCCTGAAGGTGCTGCGCGGAACGCCGTTCGATCCGTTCGGTTACACCGCGGAACGGCGCACCGAGCGCGAACTGATCGCGTGGTATGAAGGCCTGATCGAACGAATGCTCGGCGCGCTCGATACGGCGCCTCTTCCAGATCTCATCGCCATTGCAAAGGCGCCGATGGAGATCCGCGGCTACGGCCCCGTCAAGGACACCGCGATCGGGAAGGTGAAGACAGAGGTCGAGCGGCTGTTTAATGAACTCCACACGCCATCGCCGGCAAAGATGCGCGCCACCGGTTGA
- a CDS encoding HlyD family secretion protein, giving the protein MSNASYISETNNKIGLYPSRQAIRRAAIGLALAIGIAVAGDYGYDYLKTGRYLESTDDAYVKADSTIIAPKVSGYIAKVLVGDNETVRAGQALAKIDDRDFKAALDQARADVAAGEASVRNIDAQLELQQPIIEQSTADVTAADANLKFAQEERARYDDLMKSGSGTIQRAQQTDAALRASSAQLQHAKFGLLAAQRKIDVLTTQRAQATAQLERARAVAQQAALNLSYTEITAPVDGTVGARSLRVGQYVQAGTQLMAVVPLDAVYVVANFKETQLTHVRPGQPVELHVDSFRNKTLRGHVDSLSPASGLEFALLPPDNATGNFTKIVQRVPVKIVLDDHNLTGLLRPGMSAVPTVNTKQAVLAERETAKRLADTTSRANGG; this is encoded by the coding sequence ATGTCGAACGCTTCTTATATCTCTGAAACTAATAACAAAATCGGTCTGTACCCATCCCGGCAGGCGATCAGACGAGCAGCGATCGGACTGGCGTTGGCGATCGGCATCGCGGTGGCCGGCGACTATGGCTACGATTACCTGAAAACGGGCCGCTACCTCGAATCCACCGACGATGCCTATGTGAAGGCCGACTCCACGATCATCGCACCAAAGGTGTCCGGTTACATCGCAAAGGTGCTGGTCGGCGACAACGAGACGGTTCGGGCAGGCCAGGCGCTGGCCAAGATCGACGACCGCGATTTCAAGGCTGCCCTCGACCAGGCACGCGCCGATGTCGCCGCCGGCGAAGCTTCGGTGCGCAATATCGATGCCCAGCTCGAACTGCAGCAGCCGATCATCGAGCAAAGCACGGCCGATGTCACCGCTGCCGACGCCAATCTGAAATTCGCCCAGGAGGAGCGTGCCCGCTACGACGATCTGATGAAGTCGGGCTCCGGCACCATCCAGCGCGCGCAGCAGACCGACGCGGCGCTGCGCGCCAGCAGCGCGCAATTGCAGCACGCGAAATTCGGCCTTCTGGCCGCACAGCGCAAGATCGACGTGCTCACCACCCAGCGCGCGCAGGCCACCGCTCAGCTCGAACGGGCCCGCGCGGTCGCGCAGCAGGCGGCGCTGAACCTGTCTTATACGGAGATCACCGCGCCGGTCGACGGCACGGTGGGCGCCCGGAGCTTGCGGGTCGGCCAATACGTGCAAGCCGGCACGCAATTGATGGCGGTCGTGCCGCTCGATGCGGTTTATGTCGTTGCGAACTTCAAGGAAACCCAGCTCACGCATGTGCGGCCGGGACAGCCGGTCGAACTGCACGTCGACAGCTTCCGCAACAAGACCCTGCGCGGCCACGTCGACAGCCTGTCGCCGGCGAGCGGGCTCGAATTCGCGCTGCTGCCGCCGGACAACGCCACCGGCAATTTCACCAAGATCGTGCAGCGCGTTCCAGTCAAGATCGTGCTCGACGACCACAACCTCACCGGCCTGCTGCGCCCCGGCATGTCGGCGGTGCCGACCGTGAACACCAAGCAGGCGGTGCTGGCCGAGCGCGAGACGGCCAAGCGACTGGCCGACACCACGTCTCGCGCGAACGGCGGCTGA
- a CDS encoding Lrp/AsnC family transcriptional regulator — MIEEQDTRILAHLQKDGRATNQQLADEVGMSTSACWRRVRALEEAGVIQGYAALVAREQAGFAMSAILHVSLERHDAKFVDEFVSRVTKRREVLECFATTGDADYHLRVVVQDMAAYNRFLDEFMFRIPGIRYVRSNVVLKEIKTGVALPF; from the coding sequence ATGATTGAAGAGCAGGACACGCGGATTCTTGCGCACCTCCAGAAGGACGGCCGCGCCACCAACCAGCAACTGGCGGACGAGGTCGGCATGTCCACCTCGGCCTGCTGGCGCAGGGTACGCGCGCTGGAGGAGGCCGGGGTCATTCAGGGCTACGCGGCATTGGTCGCGCGCGAGCAGGCGGGCTTTGCGATGTCGGCCATCCTCCACGTCTCACTTGAGCGGCACGATGCCAAATTCGTCGACGAGTTTGTGTCCCGCGTCACCAAACGTCGCGAGGTGCTGGAGTGCTTTGCGACCACGGGTGATGCTGATTATCATCTGCGCGTCGTCGTGCAGGACATGGCCGCCTACAACCGCTTCCTCGACGAGTTCATGTTCCGCATCCCCGGCATCCGTTACGTCCGCAGCAATGTGGTGCTGAAGGAGATCAAGACCGGCGTGGCGCTGCCGTTTTGA
- a CDS encoding fumarylacetoacetate hydrolase family protein, with product MRWLKFTASSKTSWGIIEGDRVIAVDGDPFGEWQRSSRTHPLSEVKIELPLIPRTFYCVGLNYLKHLKEAADKAGTVPAVPDRPEIGYRAQNALIAHDEDVVIPSFATEKIHYEGELVVVIGKKVKHLTEANAMDCVFGYTVGNDVSERSWQKVDRGLWRSKNADTFKPMGPWIETEADLDKMETTVRVNGKETNRFATNDMIFGVVPFLVELTKYFTLWPGDVIWMGTDGASPDIKHGDVVEIDISGVGTLRNRFVREGR from the coding sequence ATGCGCTGGCTGAAATTCACCGCCTCGAGCAAGACGTCATGGGGAATCATCGAAGGCGACCGGGTGATCGCGGTCGACGGCGATCCCTTCGGCGAATGGCAGCGCAGCTCGCGCACGCATCCTCTGTCAGAGGTCAAGATCGAGCTGCCGCTGATCCCCCGCACCTTCTATTGCGTCGGTCTCAATTATCTCAAGCACTTGAAGGAAGCCGCCGACAAGGCTGGCACCGTGCCGGCCGTGCCAGACCGTCCCGAGATCGGCTATCGCGCCCAGAACGCACTGATCGCGCATGACGAGGACGTGGTGATCCCGTCTTTTGCGACGGAGAAGATCCATTATGAAGGCGAGCTCGTCGTCGTCATCGGCAAGAAGGTGAAGCATCTCACCGAAGCGAACGCGATGGATTGCGTGTTCGGCTACACTGTCGGCAACGACGTCAGCGAACGAAGCTGGCAGAAGGTCGATCGCGGTCTGTGGAGATCAAAGAACGCCGACACGTTCAAGCCGATGGGACCGTGGATCGAGACCGAGGCTGATCTCGACAAGATGGAAACGACCGTCCGGGTCAACGGCAAGGAAACCAACCGCTTCGCGACCAACGACATGATCTTCGGCGTGGTGCCGTTCCTGGTCGAGCTGACCAAATATTTCACGCTATGGCCCGGCGACGTGATCTGGATGGGCACCGACGGCGCCTCGCCGGATATCAAGCATGGTGACGTCGTGGAGATCGACATCAGCGGTGTCGGGACGTTGCGAAACAGGTTTGTGCGGGAGGGGCGGTGA
- a CDS encoding Ldh family oxidoreductase translates to MPVVRADRLTRISAALLRAAGASEEEADAVATGCVNANLAGHDSHGVIAVPTYIDRIKAGHIVPGAEWTIVQESPTTTVIDGHWGFGFHVNAKAMALTIEKAKTANVAACTVFRQSHVGRLAAYPLMAMRAGMIGIATADSGRSPKHVAPFGGKEARLGTNPISIAVPSDLDAPFYLDMATSAVAAGKIQLAVTRGEEIPTGWIIDAEGRHTTDPAQYRKGGALLPLGGTEGYKGSGLAAMVEVLCGLLTGLGFGVEPTGRHNDGCFMAVFNVAAFRPLKDFKREVAEFARYLKSTPPSEGSNGVFYPGEIEGLRELQRLRDGIEVEDATWEKLRVLAREYRLETVLDLA, encoded by the coding sequence ATGCCGGTCGTCAGAGCCGATCGCCTCACGCGCATCAGCGCCGCCCTGCTCCGTGCTGCCGGAGCTTCCGAGGAAGAGGCCGACGCGGTGGCGACCGGCTGCGTCAACGCCAATCTCGCCGGTCATGACTCGCACGGCGTGATCGCTGTTCCCACCTATATCGACCGGATCAAGGCCGGGCACATCGTCCCCGGCGCCGAATGGACCATCGTCCAGGAGTCGCCGACCACGACCGTGATCGACGGCCATTGGGGATTTGGCTTCCACGTCAACGCCAAAGCGATGGCGCTGACGATCGAGAAGGCGAAGACGGCGAACGTCGCCGCCTGCACGGTGTTTCGGCAGAGCCATGTCGGCCGCCTCGCCGCCTATCCGCTGATGGCGATGCGCGCAGGGATGATCGGGATCGCGACCGCTGATTCCGGCCGCTCGCCGAAGCATGTGGCTCCGTTCGGGGGCAAGGAGGCGCGACTCGGCACCAACCCGATCTCGATCGCGGTGCCGTCCGATCTCGATGCGCCGTTCTATCTCGACATGGCGACCTCGGCGGTCGCTGCCGGCAAGATCCAGCTTGCGGTCACGCGCGGTGAGGAGATTCCGACGGGCTGGATCATTGATGCCGAGGGACGTCACACCACCGACCCGGCCCAATACCGCAAGGGCGGCGCGCTGCTGCCGCTCGGCGGCACCGAGGGTTACAAGGGCAGCGGTCTTGCCGCCATGGTCGAGGTGCTGTGCGGCCTGCTCACCGGCCTCGGCTTCGGCGTCGAGCCCACGGGGCGACACAACGACGGATGCTTCATGGCGGTGTTCAACGTCGCCGCATTCCGCCCGCTGAAGGACTTCAAGCGCGAGGTCGCCGAATTCGCGCGTTATCTGAAATCGACACCGCCGTCCGAGGGCAGCAACGGCGTGTTCTATCCCGGCGAGATCGAGGGCCTGCGCGAACTGCAGCGCCTGCGCGACGGCATCGAGGTCGAGGATGCGACTTGGGAAAAGCTGCGCGTGCTGGCGCGGGAGTACCGGCTCGAAACAGTGCTCGATCTGGCCTGA
- a CDS encoding LLM class flavin-dependent oxidoreductase — MTRQMILVGFLQAQNCTNLPSSWRHPDSRDDSMSADYYQEIAKILEAGKFHMAFFDDRLAMPDRYGNEHAHTVEYGIRCVKMDPLIVLTTMGMVTEKLGLGATCSTTYYEPFDVARRFATLDLMSGGRAGWNVVTSLNDGEALNMGRDSHPEHDSRYDRADEFMEVVLGHWDTWEDGALIMDKQSGRFADPTKVKRLDHKGPAFKSRGPFTVPRSDQGHPVIIQAGASGRGQRFAGRWGEVIFTAARNLTAAKEGYASVRNEAAKAGRDPDQMFLCNLTTPVCAATKAEAEDKMALINKLPLQIDALSLLAEALNYDFASKDLDEPLTTEELKSMQGILGIRDGVLKASGKSNPSARDFVTFSGRGQVQDAMVGGPKEIADKFEEMFVERGCDGFVIAATYVPGSYADFVRHVVPELQRRGLFQKDYRGKTLRENLGLKRPAAGAWKAQPRDAAE; from the coding sequence ATGACGCGACAGATGATCCTGGTTGGCTTCCTCCAGGCGCAGAACTGCACCAATTTGCCGAGCTCCTGGCGCCATCCGGACTCGCGCGACGATTCGATGTCGGCGGACTATTATCAGGAGATCGCCAAGATCCTCGAAGCCGGCAAATTCCACATGGCCTTCTTCGACGATCGCCTGGCAATGCCGGACCGCTACGGCAACGAGCACGCCCACACGGTCGAATACGGCATCCGCTGCGTGAAGATGGATCCGCTGATCGTGCTGACCACGATGGGCATGGTCACCGAGAAGCTGGGCCTTGGCGCGACCTGCTCGACCACTTATTACGAGCCGTTCGACGTCGCCCGCCGCTTCGCAACGCTCGACCTGATGTCGGGCGGACGCGCGGGCTGGAACGTCGTCACCTCGCTCAATGACGGTGAAGCTCTCAACATGGGCCGGGATTCGCATCCCGAACACGATTCCCGCTATGACCGCGCCGACGAGTTCATGGAAGTGGTGCTCGGTCACTGGGACACCTGGGAAGACGGCGCGCTCATCATGGACAAGCAAAGCGGCCGCTTTGCTGATCCGACCAAGGTGAAGCGGCTCGACCACAAGGGACCAGCCTTCAAGTCGCGCGGGCCATTCACCGTTCCGCGCTCGGATCAGGGCCATCCCGTGATCATCCAGGCCGGCGCATCCGGTCGCGGCCAGCGCTTTGCCGGGCGATGGGGCGAGGTGATCTTCACCGCCGCGCGCAATCTCACTGCCGCCAAGGAAGGCTATGCGTCCGTGCGTAACGAAGCCGCCAAGGCTGGCCGCGATCCCGACCAGATGTTCCTCTGCAATTTGACGACGCCGGTCTGCGCCGCGACCAAGGCCGAGGCCGAGGACAAGATGGCGCTGATCAACAAGCTGCCGCTGCAGATCGACGCGCTGTCGCTGCTCGCCGAAGCGCTCAATTACGATTTCGCCTCCAAGGACCTCGACGAGCCGCTGACGACCGAAGAGCTGAAGAGTATGCAAGGCATTCTGGGCATCCGCGACGGCGTGCTGAAGGCTTCCGGCAAGAGCAATCCCAGTGCGCGCGACTTCGTCACCTTCTCCGGCCGCGGCCAGGTCCAGGACGCGATGGTCGGCGGCCCCAAGGAGATCGCGGACAAATTCGAAGAAATGTTCGTCGAGCGCGGCTGCGACGGCTTTGTCATCGCCGCGACCTATGTGCCCGGCTCCTACGCCGATTTCGTTCGGCATGTCGTACCGGAGCTGCAGCGCCGCGGCCTGTTTCAGAAGGACTATCGCGGCAAGACCTTGCGGGAAAATCTCGGGCTCAAGCGACCGGCTGCCGGCGCCTGGAAGGCGCAGCCGCGCGATGCCGCGGAATAA
- a CDS encoding DUF3616 domain-containing protein, which yields MILARTGWIAAFLLGLMAAGGVQPSLAAADDEWPVKKRLIGEDGDKSKDVSGIACTTADGFPRSCLVIDDNLQGAQYVELTEGKLVAGSPVKLIDNTFKDKALELDGEGVAFSGGYFYVIGSHGHPRDKDHKLDPKKDADKIQAKIAASSQIVRFRTTGEDGSASGLERTPRLRDVIASEPALLPFVDMRLEANGLTIEGVAIKDDRTLLAGFRGPVLNGKCAVVLSVEVASLFGNGKSPDHRLYRLPLGDGRGVRDLAPFGDRILVLAGPAADGPGFYAVYAWDGASESVELLKDLPFDPKRKPEGLLPLDKTSTGLRVLIVFDGDKEGAPTPIEISGSGPRSSSCPAV from the coding sequence ATGATTCTCGCCAGAACGGGATGGATTGCGGCTTTCCTGCTCGGCCTCATGGCAGCGGGCGGCGTGCAACCTTCTCTTGCCGCGGCCGACGATGAGTGGCCGGTCAAGAAAAGGCTGATCGGTGAGGACGGCGACAAGTCCAAGGATGTCAGTGGTATCGCCTGCACGACCGCAGATGGGTTTCCCCGTTCGTGCCTCGTCATCGACGACAATCTTCAGGGCGCCCAATACGTCGAATTGACCGAGGGCAAGCTTGTCGCCGGCAGCCCGGTCAAGTTGATCGACAACACGTTCAAGGACAAAGCGCTCGAGCTCGATGGCGAGGGCGTCGCCTTCTCCGGAGGGTACTTTTACGTCATCGGCTCGCATGGCCATCCGCGAGACAAGGACCACAAGCTCGATCCCAAGAAAGATGCCGACAAGATTCAGGCGAAGATCGCCGCAAGCAGCCAGATCGTCCGGTTCCGCACGACCGGTGAAGACGGCAGCGCGTCAGGCCTCGAGCGCACGCCGAGACTGAGAGACGTCATTGCGAGCGAACCGGCTCTGCTCCCCTTCGTGGACATGCGGCTGGAGGCCAACGGGCTGACGATCGAAGGCGTGGCGATCAAGGACGATCGGACCCTGCTCGCAGGTTTCCGGGGCCCCGTGCTGAACGGTAAATGCGCCGTCGTTCTGTCGGTCGAGGTGGCTTCCTTGTTTGGCAATGGAAAAAGCCCGGACCATCGCCTGTACCGGCTGCCGCTCGGCGACGGCCGCGGCGTGCGCGATCTCGCACCATTCGGGGATCGCATCCTCGTCCTGGCAGGTCCGGCTGCGGACGGACCCGGGTTCTATGCCGTTTACGCCTGGGACGGCGCGTCAGAGTCTGTCGAACTGTTGAAGGACTTGCCGTTTGATCCGAAGCGAAAGCCGGAGGGGCTCCTGCCGCTGGACAAGACGTCAACCGGACTACGAGTCCTGATCGTGTTCGACGGCGACAAGGAAGGTGCGCCCACCCCGATCGAAATATCGGGATCGGGGCCGCGATCTTCATCGTGTCCCGCCGTATAG